DNA from uncultured Fretibacterium sp.:
GCTGAAGAAGCTGAACCCGGGGCTCTACAAGTCGCTGGGGATATTCCTGCCCCTGATCACGACCAACTGCGCGGTCCTGGGCGTCGCCGTCATCAACATGAACGAGAACTACACCCTGGCTCAGTCGCTCGTCAACGCGCTTGGTTCCTCTCTCGGCTTCCTGCTCGCCATCACCCTGATGGCGGGGATACGGGAGCGCCTGGACCAGAACGACGCCATTCCCAAATGTTTGAGGGGCCTGCCCCTTGCGCTCGTCACCGCCGGGCTGATGTCCATCGCCTTCATGGGCTTCAGCGGCATGGT
Protein-coding regions in this window:
- the rsxA gene encoding electron transport complex subunit RsxA, coding for MDLLLLFVSSIFIHNILLSRFLGCCPFMGVSTKLETARGMGLAVVFVIMLSSLMTWLVYHYVLVPLHLEYLYTLSFILVIAALVQFVELALKKLNPGLYKSLGIFLPLITTNCAVLGVAVINMNENYTLAQSLVNALGSSLGFLLAITLMAGIRERLDQNDAIPKCLRGLPLALVTAGLMSIAFMGFSGMVK